The following coding sequences lie in one Homo sapiens chromosome 6 genomic scaffold, GRCh38.p14 alternate locus group ALT_REF_LOCI_5 HSCHR6_MHC_MCF_CTG1 genomic window:
- the HLA-C gene encoding HLA class I histocompatibility antigen, C alpha chain precursor (The RefSeq protein has 32 substitutions compared to this genomic sequence) codes for MRVMAPRALLLLLSGGLALTETWACSHSMRYFDTAVSRPGRGEPRFISVGYVDDTQFVRFDSDAASPRGEPRAPWVEQEGPEYWDRETQKYKRQAQADRVSLRNLRGYYNQSEDGSHTLQRMSGCDLGPDGRLLRGYDQSAYDGKDYIALNEDLRSWTAADTAAQITQRKLEAARAAEQLRAYLEGTCVEWLRRYLENGKETLQRAEPPKTHVTHHPLSDHEATLRCWALGFYPAEITLTWQRDGEDQTQDTELVETRPAGDGTFQKWAAVVVPSGQEQRYTCHMQHEGLQEPLTLSWEPSSQPTIPIMGIVAGLAVLVVLAVLGAVVTAMMCRRKSSGGKGGSCSQAACSNSAQGSDESLITCKA; via the exons ATGCGGGTCATGGCGCCCCGAACCCTCATCCTGCTGCTCTCGGGAGCCCTGGCCCTGACCGAGACCTGGGCCG GCTCCCACTCCATGAGGTATTTCTACACCGCTGTGTCCCGGCCCGGCCGCGGGGAGCCCCACTTCATCGCAGTGGGCTACGTGGACGACACGCAGTTCGTGCGGTTCGACAGCGACGCCGCGAGTCCGAGAGGGGAGCCGCGGGCGCCGTGGGTGGAGCAGGAGGGGCCGGAGTATTGGGACCGGGAGACACAGAAGTACAAGCGCCAGGCACAGACTGACCGAGTGAGCCTGCGGAACCTGCGCGGCTACTACAACCAGAGCGAGGCCG GGTCTCACATCATCCAGAGGATGTATGGCTGCGACGTGGGGCCCGACGGGCGCCTCCTCCGCGGGTATGACCAGTACGCCTACGACGGCAAGGATTACATCGCCCTGAACGAGGATCTGCGCTCCTGGACCGCCGCGGACACGGCGGCTCAGATCACCCAGCGCAAGTGGGAGGCGGCCCGTGAGGCGGAGCAGCTGAGAGCCTACCTGGAGGGCCTGTGCGTGGAGTGGCTCCGCAGATACCTGAAGAATGGGAAGGAGACGCTGCAGCGCGCGG AACACCCAAAGACACACGTGACCCACCATCCCGTCTCTGACCATGAGGCCACCCTGAGGTGCTGGGCCCTGGGCTTCTACCCTGCGGAGATCACACTGACCTGGCAGTGGGATGGGGAGGACCAAACTCAGGACACTGAGCTTGTGGAGACCAGGCCAGCAGGAGATGGAACCTTCCAGAAGTGGGCAGCTGTGGTGGTGCCTTCTGGAGAAGAGCAGAGATACACGTGCCATGTGCAGCACGAGGGGCTGCCGGAGCCCCTCACCCTGAGATGGG AGCCGTCTTCCCAGCCCACCATCCCCATCGTGGGCATCGTTGCTGGCCTGGCTGTCCTGGCTGTCCTAGCTGTCCTAGGAGCTGTGGTGGCTGTTGTGATGTGTAGGAGGAAGAGCTCAG GTGGAAAAGGAGGGAGCTGCTCTCAGGCTGCGT CCAGCAACAGTGCCCAGGGCTCTGATGAGTCTCTCATCGCTTGTAAAG CCTGA